CCAGTCGGGCCGGGGGTCGCGGTGGATGGCTGCGATGGCCTGGCCGATCTGCCTGTCGCGCAGCGCCCCAAGCCAACCCGTGCGCGCGCCGGGATCGCGGGCGATCCAGGTGCGGATCGCCTGGATGACGAGGATATCGGCAAGGCGCGTGATGATCGTCTCGCCGCCAGCCCGCAGCTCGCGCGCCTCCGCGGCGATGAAGCGCAGGGTGCTCTCGATCCAATCCATCTCCGGCGAAGTCCAGGCACCGACATGGATCACCTTGGGCAGCAGTGGGAGCAATTGCTGCGCCGCCGGATGTTCGAGGCGCACGGCGCCGCAGATGATCGTGGTTGGCGCGCCGCCGCCGCCATGGCGGATGATTTCATAGCGATCGGCGCTGAAGTCGCGCGGCAGGTCGAACAGTTTTGCCGGCGCAACACCCTCGCCGCTCGACATCAGATGCCCGGCACCATGGGGCACGAGGGCGAAGCTGCCCGGGCGCAGGATGAGCGGCGGCGCGTCAGCCACAAGAACGCGGCATTCGCCCTGGGTGACGATATGGAACATGAGAAAGTCATCCATCGCCGGCAGGTCGACAGCCCAAGGCGCGCTCACTTCGCAGCGCGCATAGAAAGCCCCGCTGATGCGCAGGAAGTGCAGCGCTTCGCCGATTGGATCGTTGATGGGCGGCAGGTCCGACATGTGGCAACTCTGCCGAAATCATGACAGGACGTCCAGCCGCCTGGACGAATGAGCATAAAACGCGGACGTGCCGACATTGTTGCGCCTCGCCTCCCGGAATATTTCAAAGGCATCAGCAATCGACAATGGAGGGACAGAGTCATGAAAGAGAAAGACACATTGGTGATCGGGGCCAACGGCAAGACCGGACGGCGCGTGGTCGAGCGGTTGCGGATAATGCAGGTGCCGATCCGCCTCG
This genomic interval from Rhodospirillaceae bacterium contains the following:
- a CDS encoding AraC family transcriptional regulator, producing MSDLPPINDPIGEALHFLRISGAFYARCEVSAPWAVDLPAMDDFLMFHIVTQGECRVLVADAPPLILRPGSFALVPHGAGHLMSSGEGVAPAKLFDLPRDFSADRYEIIRHGGGGAPTTIICGAVRLEHPAAQQLLPLLPKVIHVGAWTSPEMDWIESTLRFIAAEARELRAGGETIITRLADILVIQAIRTWIARDPGARTGWLGALRDRQIGQAIAAIHRDPRPDWTVATLAAGVGMSRSAFAARFTELVGEPVMHYVARWRMQTAVMWLREEGASVGAVAGRLGYESDAAFSRTFKRVMGSSPGAVRRNTAR